A stretch of the Vicia villosa cultivar HV-30 ecotype Madison, WI unplaced genomic scaffold, Vvil1.0 ctg.000177F_1_1, whole genome shotgun sequence genome encodes the following:
- the LOC131624983 gene encoding arabinogalactan protein 1-like, with translation MTRFLSLLVLSMLFTTSSVLVCADNAPASSPKSSSVSQSPAKPPSSVSVPPVQSPTASKAASPAKSPTLSPPSQTPAVSPSGSTSTPPPAKSPTAQPPSSVTPAISPSTNVSSPPVQSPSTPPPTAAVAPVTSPVGSPTVSSPPEASSGGIPSSSATPADSPATLPSSKSPPGTAPSSSSPETSTPGPIGDDSGSWSISGAPIVLCGLALWVALSF, from the coding sequence ATGACTAGGTTTCTTTCACTCTTAGTACTTTCTATGTTGTTCACAACATCCTCGGTTTTGGTTTGTGCAGACAATGCTCCGGCTTCTTCTCCTAAGTCGTCATCAGTTTCGCAGTCGCCGGCGAAACCACCGTCTTCGGTTTCCGTTCCTCCGGTACAGTCTCCCACGGCTTCTAAAGCAGCATCCCCTGCAAAGTCTCCAACTTTATCTCCGCCTTCACAAACTCCGGCAGTTTCTCCATCTGGGTCTACCTCTACCCCACCGCCGGCGAAATCTCCGACTGCTCAGCCACCGTCTTCGGTTACCCCGGCTATCAGCCCATCCACCAATGTGTCTTCCCCACCGGTTCAATCCCCGTCCACTCCTCCGCCAACTGCAGCGGTGGCTCCGGTAACTAGTCCTGTCGGGTCCCCAACCGTTTCTTCTCCACCAGAGGCTTCTTCGGGGGGTATCCCTTCAAGTTCGGCTACTCCGGCTGATTCACCGGCGACACTTCCGTCTAGCAAATCGCCGCCTGGAACTGCTCCGTCGAGTTCTTCACCGGAGACTTCTACACCGGGTCCTATCGGAGATGATTCGGGTTCATGGTCAATTTCCGGGGCTCCGATTGTTTTGTGCGGGTTGGCTCTTTGGGTTGCCTTGTCTTTCTGA